In a single window of the Agromyces sp. H17E-10 genome:
- a CDS encoding Lrp/AsnC family transcriptional regulator: MDNLDRAILDLLRQNSRAGYGDIGSSVGLSASAVKRRVDRLVADGVIRSFTIQVDPAVDGMSTEAYVELFCRGTVAPDELKRILQDVPEVVYAGTVTGSADAIVQIRARDIASLEDALERVRIAPNVDHTRSAIVLSRLVNRNRD, from the coding sequence ATGGACAACCTCGATCGCGCGATCCTCGATCTGCTGCGGCAGAACTCCCGGGCGGGCTACGGCGACATCGGCTCGTCGGTCGGGCTCAGCGCCTCCGCGGTGAAGCGCCGCGTCGACCGGCTCGTCGCCGACGGGGTGATCCGCTCGTTCACGATCCAGGTCGACCCCGCCGTCGACGGCATGTCGACCGAGGCGTACGTCGAGCTGTTCTGCCGCGGCACCGTCGCTCCTGACGAGCTCAAGCGCATCCTCCAAGACGTGCCCGAGGTCGTCTACGCGGGTACGGTCACCGGGTCGGCCGACGCGATCGTGCAGATCCGGGCCCGCGACATCGCCTCGCTCGAAGACGCGCTCGAACGCGTGCGCATCGCCCCCAACGTCGACCACACCCGCAGCGCCATCGTGCTCTCGCGGCTCGTCAACCGCAACCGCGACTGA